The Archangium primigenium genomic interval CAGAGGCGCGAGCGCCGCGCGGAACGCCGCGTGACGCCTGCGCGGCTCCACCAGGTAGGGCACGGGACCCAGGACCTGTAGCGCATGACGCTCGGCGAGCAGGGCCGCGTTGTCGCGCTCGGAGGGATCGCGCGTGGGCGAGGAGCGGGACAGCAGCAGGGCCGCTACGGGGATGTTGCGCGCGGCGAGGGCGGCGAGCGACAGGGCTGTATGGTTGAGCGTGCCCAGACCCGCGCGCGCCACGAGCACCACGGGCAGCGCGAGCGTGGCGATGAGATCGATGACGTCATGGGAGGCGTCGAGCGGCACGAAGAGGCCCCCCGCCCCCTCGACGACCGCGGCGCCCCGCCCCACGCGCTCCCAGGCCGAGAGCGTGACGCCCCAGTCGGGCTCGCGGCCGAGCCGACGCGCGGCGATGCCCGGGGCCAGGGGCGCGCGGAAGCGGTGCGGACAGACGAGGTCCAACGGCAGCTCACTGCGCGCCGCCGCGCG includes:
- the bioD gene encoding dethiobiotin synthase, yielding MARRAAAPPAPPRFFVTGTDTGVGKTQASCALLSLLADAGHAPQGFKPYESGCASLKAPADALALRAAARSELPLDLVCPHRFRAPLAPGIAARRLGREPDWGVTLSAWERVGRGAAVVEGAGGLFVPLDASHDVIDLIATLALPVVLVARAGLGTLNHTALSLAALAARNIPVAALLLSRSSPTRDPSERDNAALLAERHALQVLGPVPYLVEPRRRHAAFRAALAPLVPDRARAR